One window of the Methanomicrobiales archaeon genome contains the following:
- the surE gene encoding 5'/3'-nucleotidase SurE: MRKKILLTNDDGINSAGLWAAYEALSPLADVHIVAPATQQSAVGRSISIFEPIRATDVRLNGARAVSVAGKPTDAVIIGLFNLNLDPDLVVSGINIGENLSYESIMTSGTVGAALEASNQGVPAVAFSLQVEDQGDKFDDPRFYARGFEESKAVVRDVCERLLVRGFPKGMDVLNVNVPSRVSGGYEITRLARKLFVTGVEKRLDPRGRPYFWINGPLLEDAEEGTDVHAVRKGNVSLTPITLDCTAFGGKKALQELFSPV; the protein is encoded by the coding sequence ATGAGAAAGAAGATCCTACTCACCAACGACGATGGCATCAACTCGGCAGGCCTCTGGGCGGCGTACGAGGCGCTCTCCCCTCTTGCCGACGTGCACATCGTTGCACCCGCCACGCAGCAGAGCGCTGTCGGGCGATCCATCTCGATCTTCGAACCGATTCGGGCGACGGACGTCCGCCTCAACGGTGCACGGGCTGTCTCCGTTGCCGGGAAACCCACGGATGCGGTGATCATCGGCCTCTTCAACCTGAATCTGGACCCGGATCTCGTCGTAAGCGGAATCAACATCGGGGAGAACCTCTCATACGAGTCCATCATGACCTCCGGGACCGTCGGGGCGGCCCTCGAGGCCTCCAACCAGGGCGTCCCGGCAGTGGCATTCTCGCTCCAGGTGGAGGACCAGGGGGACAAGTTCGACGATCCTCGATTCTACGCCCGGGGATTCGAAGAGTCGAAGGCGGTGGTGCGGGACGTATGCGAACGACTTCTTGTCCGTGGATTTCCGAAGGGGATGGATGTGCTCAACGTGAACGTGCCGTCGAGGGTAAGCGGCGGATACGAGATCACCCGCCTCGCCCGCAAACTGTTCGTAACCGGTGTGGAGAAACGCCTGGATCCCCGTGGAAGACCCTACTTCTGGATCAACGGACCGCTCCTTGAGGATGCGGAGGAGGGAACCGACGTTCATGCAGTGCGGAAAGGGAACGTCTCCCTCACCCCGATCACGCTCGACTGCACTGCCTTCGGGGGCAAGAAGGCGCTCCAGGAGCTCTTCTCGCCAGTCTGA
- a CDS encoding phosphatase PAP2 family protein, translated as MCDWRLAPEDIERIRILVVTLAITIVLSILLKGAIDLIRPCASIEGVDCPPGYAYPSLHTSTAFSFVFALIGHPLLPVAYTLAVLTGWSRILLHAHTWYDIAGGIAVGGFGYNFATSLLRRSGRGSGGDREYARQAVHATLGLVLAAALWRFGIEPLLIPLLLIVLAGTLIIHAKVIGIRVPIIDQLLAWYERDGVLPGEGSFYFGIGVLFTVGLLRHSAAAATAVVLILSLGDALATSIGRRFGRRRLPWNRDKSLEGSVGFALGGLTALLILPSPVTIVVILLATFLESLPLRLDDNCTIPIVSSILFYFLI; from the coding sequence GTGTGCGATTGGAGGCTGGCCCCGGAGGACATCGAGCGGATCCGGATCCTCGTGGTCACGCTCGCGATCACCATCGTGCTATCGATCCTGCTGAAGGGTGCCATCGACCTCATTCGCCCCTGTGCGAGCATCGAGGGCGTGGACTGCCCTCCCGGCTACGCCTATCCCAGTCTGCATACAAGCACCGCATTCTCGTTCGTCTTCGCGCTGATCGGACATCCCCTCCTCCCTGTCGCCTACACTCTTGCCGTTCTGACCGGGTGGTCGCGGATTCTGCTGCATGCCCACACATGGTACGATATCGCCGGCGGCATCGCCGTAGGCGGGTTCGGGTACAACTTCGCGACCTCGCTCCTGCGCCGCAGCGGAAGGGGCTCCGGAGGCGATCGGGAGTATGCCCGGCAGGCGGTGCACGCCACCCTGGGCCTAGTGCTGGCGGCGGCGCTGTGGCGCTTCGGGATCGAACCCCTCCTCATCCCCCTGCTCCTCATCGTTCTCGCCGGCACGCTCATCATCCACGCCAAAGTGATCGGGATCCGCGTTCCGATCATCGACCAGCTTCTCGCCTGGTACGAGCGTGACGGCGTGCTGCCCGGAGAGGGGTCCTTCTACTTCGGGATCGGGGTGCTCTTCACCGTGGGGCTGCTGCGGCACAGCGCTGCCGCGGCCACGGCCGTCGTCCTGATCCTCTCACTCGGCGACGCCCTCGCCACCAGCATCGGGAGGCGTTTCGGGAGGCGGAGGCTGCCCTGGAACAGGGACAAGTCGCTGGAAGGATCGGTCGGGTTCGCGCTCGGGGGTCTCACAGCGCTCCTGATCCTTCCCTCGCCCGTGACCATCGTCGTAATCCTGCTGGCCACCTTCCTGGAATCGCTGCCTCTGAGACTGGATGACAATTGCACCATACCGATCGTCAGCTCGATCCTCTTCTACTTCCTGATCTAG
- a CDS encoding ATP-grasp domain-containing protein, translating to MKRALLAEYTVLHDPQLAPEGAAMLQVLRESFARCGYEVVSPSGNGFEAELERLAPACDLGLVIAPDHLIPRFTKIVEDHTHNIGCGSTAAAVCANKRLTGRVLASHGIAVPEEVQTGMRVIKPVMGCGAEGVRLSTDPPSGGEFGQRFIEGEHLSVSLVAGRVVGEACLYYSGAPPLLLALNRQDIRIADGRFEYRGGETPVPHARKDEIADQAARAVTVLGCQGYTGVDVVVADRVYVVDVNPRITTSIIGIAACMEEEIARILVDASHGILPAEVHCRGRVQFQKDGSVKRL from the coding sequence ATGAAGAGGGCGCTCCTTGCCGAGTACACGGTGCTCCACGATCCCCAGCTCGCCCCGGAGGGGGCGGCGATGCTGCAGGTGCTGCGCGAGAGTTTCGCGAGGTGCGGCTACGAAGTGGTGTCCCCGTCGGGAAACGGGTTCGAGGCGGAGCTGGAGCGGCTGGCTCCAGCCTGCGATCTGGGGCTCGTGATCGCTCCGGACCACCTGATCCCCCGCTTCACGAAGATCGTCGAGGATCATACCCACAATATCGGGTGCGGCAGTACCGCCGCCGCCGTCTGCGCCAACAAGCGGCTGACCGGCAGGGTTCTCGCCTCGCACGGCATCGCGGTTCCGGAGGAGGTCCAGACGGGCATGCGGGTGATCAAGCCTGTGATGGGCTGCGGGGCGGAGGGGGTCCGCCTCTCGACCGATCCCCCCTCCGGGGGCGAATTCGGGCAGCGGTTCATCGAGGGTGAGCACCTCTCCGTGAGCCTTGTGGCCGGCCGCGTCGTCGGGGAGGCGTGCCTCTACTACAGCGGCGCCCCCCCGCTCCTGCTCGCCCTCAACCGCCAGGATATCCGCATCGCGGACGGGCGGTTCGAGTACCGCGGCGGCGAGACCCCGGTTCCGCATGCACGGAAGGACGAGATCGCGGACCAGGCGGCCCGAGCGGTGACGGTGCTCGGGTGCCAGGGTTATACCGGCGTGGATGTGGTCGTCGCGGACCGCGTGTACGTTGTGGACGTCAACCCCCGGATCACCACGAGCATCATCGGGATCGCCGCCTGCATGGAGGAGGAGATCGCACGGATCCTGGTGGACGCTTCCCACGGGATCCTGCCTGCCGAGGTGCACTGCCGCGGACGGGTGCAGTTCCAGAAGGACGGGAGCGTGAAGCGGCTGTGA
- a CDS encoding hydantoinase/oxoprolinase family protein: MIGIDVGGANLKVVDGRKVDIRYCPLFAGAPLADMLQNYARAEGVDAAAVVMSGELADCFGSRMEGVSFIVRAVRAAIPGAIFYGTDARFHREAVPQLAAANWLASADYLRERYPHGILVDMGSTTTDIVPLSRFPELLGLTDLERLQQGYLLYSGMLRTSVAAILPEVKIDGVPTPTSSEFFAASADAHLVLGHLREEEYACPPPDGRDATLSGAMRRLARVVCADLDEIGQEGAVQIARACWETQRRQILERVEQVRRGCRADTIVAAGIGSPLLARELGGIDLREEIGSLSDALPAYAVQEVAGRTGSW; the protein is encoded by the coding sequence GTGATCGGAATCGACGTCGGGGGGGCAAACCTGAAGGTGGTGGATGGGCGGAAGGTGGACATCCGATACTGCCCGCTCTTCGCGGGGGCGCCTCTCGCCGACATGCTGCAGAACTACGCCCGGGCCGAGGGGGTGGACGCCGCCGCCGTGGTCATGAGCGGCGAACTCGCCGACTGCTTCGGGAGCCGGATGGAGGGGGTCTCCTTCATCGTGCGTGCGGTGCGGGCAGCGATTCCCGGGGCGATCTTCTACGGGACCGATGCCCGATTCCACCGGGAGGCGGTGCCGCAGCTGGCGGCGGCGAACTGGCTCGCATCCGCAGACTACCTTCGGGAGCGGTACCCGCACGGCATCCTGGTAGACATGGGCAGCACCACGACGGATATCGTTCCCCTCTCCCGCTTTCCCGAACTGCTGGGGCTGACCGATCTCGAACGGCTGCAGCAGGGCTACCTGCTCTACAGCGGCATGCTCCGCACCAGCGTGGCGGCGATCCTGCCGGAGGTCAAGATCGACGGCGTTCCGACGCCCACCAGCAGCGAGTTCTTCGCCGCGAGCGCCGATGCCCATCTCGTGCTGGGGCACCTGCGGGAGGAGGAGTATGCCTGCCCGCCGCCCGACGGGAGGGACGCAACCCTCTCCGGGGCGATGCGTCGCCTGGCACGGGTGGTCTGCGCCGATCTCGATGAGATCGGGCAGGAAGGGGCGGTCCAGATAGCGCGGGCATGCTGGGAGACCCAGAGAAGGCAGATCCTCGAGCGGGTGGAGCAGGTGCGGAGGGGGTGCAGGGCGGATACCATCGTCGCGGCGGGGATCGGGTCGCCGCTCCTCGCGAGGGAGCTCGGCGGCATCGACCTCAGGGAGGAGATCGGGAGCCTCTCCGATGCCCTTCCGGCGTATGCAGTCCAGGAGGTGGCGGGACGAACCGGATCATGGTAG
- the fdhF gene encoding formate dehydrogenase subunit alpha: MDLKYVPTTCPYCGTGCSFNLVVKDNKVAGVAPFQRSPVNEGKVCPKGNYAHEFINSKDRLTTPLIKKDGKFVPASWDEAYDLIARKFKSYKPSELAVLASARVSNEDNYAMMKFARGVLKTPHIDHCARLCHASTVAGLAATFGSGAMTNSIGDIAQSKCVFIIGSNTFEQHPLIGRRVMQAKKNGAKLIYADPRLTPTGKQADLFMQFVSGSDVAIFNGLMQEIIRNGWEDKEFIANRTKDYEKLKEVVMKPEYSLENVSKISGIPVEDLKKATEWFAKAESACVCYSMGITQHTTGVDNVKSVANLQMLTGNLGKPGTGVNALRGQNNVQGACDMGCLPVVFSGYQKVIDPAAHKKFADAWGFPDGIAEGKNGYEVTVMMDVLVDKPGELKAMYIMGENPMISDPDLHHVEKALKNLEFLVVQDIFLTETAELADVVLPAACYAEKDGTQTSTERRVQRWRKAVEPPGEAKADWQIISELAAKMGYAAQFPYKSAEEIFNEMAKLTPSYAGMTYARLSKPEALHWPCPSADHPGTPILHKDKFAHPDGLGVFFPIEFKPPAEVPDAQYPFVLTTGRCIWQWHTGTMTRRSESLEKEAPTGWIEINVEDARELGIKDGEAVKAITRRGEVKVPAKVTKDIKKGVMFMPFHYKECAANVLTNNALDPIAKIPEFKACAVRVEKIPEVQ; encoded by the coding sequence ATGGACCTTAAGTACGTACCAACCACCTGCCCCTACTGCGGGACAGGCTGCAGCTTCAACCTTGTTGTAAAAGACAACAAGGTGGCCGGTGTCGCGCCGTTCCAGCGTTCGCCGGTCAACGAAGGCAAGGTATGCCCCAAGGGCAACTACGCGCACGAGTTCATCAACAGCAAGGACCGCCTCACTACCCCGCTCATCAAGAAAGACGGGAAGTTCGTCCCCGCGAGCTGGGACGAGGCCTACGACCTGATCGCCAGGAAGTTCAAGTCCTACAAGCCGAGCGAGCTCGCCGTCCTGGCCTCCGCCCGCGTCTCCAACGAGGACAACTACGCGATGATGAAGTTCGCCCGCGGTGTCCTGAAGACCCCGCACATCGACCACTGCGCCCGCCTCTGCCACGCCTCGACAGTCGCCGGGCTCGCAGCGACGTTCGGATCCGGTGCGATGACCAACTCGATCGGCGACATCGCCCAGAGCAAGTGCGTCTTCATCATCGGGTCGAACACCTTCGAGCAGCACCCGCTCATCGGGCGCCGGGTGATGCAGGCGAAGAAGAACGGTGCGAAGCTCATCTACGCCGACCCCCGGCTCACCCCGACGGGGAAGCAGGCGGACCTCTTCATGCAGTTCGTCTCCGGTTCGGATGTGGCGATCTTCAACGGTCTGATGCAGGAGATCATCCGCAACGGCTGGGAGGACAAGGAGTTCATCGCGAATCGCACCAAGGACTACGAGAAGCTCAAAGAAGTCGTGATGAAGCCCGAGTACAGCCTGGAGAACGTCTCCAAGATCTCGGGCATCCCGGTCGAGGATCTCAAGAAGGCCACCGAGTGGTTCGCCAAGGCGGAGTCCGCCTGCGTCTGCTACTCGATGGGCATCACCCAGCACACCACCGGCGTGGACAATGTCAAGTCGGTCGCCAACCTCCAGATGCTCACCGGCAACCTGGGCAAGCCCGGTACCGGCGTGAACGCTCTCCGCGGCCAGAACAATGTCCAGGGCGCCTGCGACATGGGATGCCTGCCGGTGGTCTTCTCCGGTTACCAGAAAGTGATCGATCCGGCGGCGCACAAGAAGTTCGCCGACGCCTGGGGATTCCCCGACGGCATCGCCGAGGGCAAGAACGGCTACGAGGTCACCGTGATGATGGATGTCCTTGTCGACAAGCCCGGCGAGCTCAAGGCGATGTACATTATGGGCGAGAACCCGATGATCAGCGATCCGGACCTCCACCACGTGGAGAAGGCGCTCAAGAACCTGGAGTTCCTGGTCGTGCAGGACATCTTCCTGACGGAGACCGCCGAGCTGGCGGACGTCGTCCTCCCGGCCGCCTGCTACGCGGAGAAGGACGGCACACAGACCAGCACCGAGCGGCGCGTGCAGCGCTGGCGGAAGGCTGTCGAACCGCCGGGAGAGGCGAAAGCCGACTGGCAGATCATCAGCGAACTGGCGGCGAAGATGGGCTACGCGGCGCAGTTCCCCTACAAGAGCGCGGAGGAGATCTTCAACGAGATGGCGAAACTGACACCCTCGTATGCAGGCATGACATACGCCCGCCTATCCAAGCCCGAGGCGCTTCACTGGCCCTGCCCGTCGGCAGACCACCCGGGAACGCCGATCCTGCACAAGGACAAGTTCGCGCACCCCGACGGTCTCGGCGTATTCTTCCCCATCGAGTTCAAACCGCCGGCCGAGGTGCCGGATGCGCAGTATCCCTTCGTCCTCACCACCGGACGTTGCATCTGGCAGTGGCACACGGGCACGATGACCCGCCGCTCGGAGTCCCTGGAGAAGGAGGCCCCGACCGGCTGGATCGAGATTAACGTGGAGGACGCCAGGGAGCTGGGGATCAAGGACGGCGAAGCGGTGAAGGCGATCACCCGCAGGGGCGAGGTGAAGGTTCCTGCGAAGGTGACAAAGGACATCAAGAAGGGCGTCATGTTCATGCCGTTCCACTACAAGGAGTGCGCGGCGAACGTCCTGACGAACAACGCGCTCGATCCGATCGCCAAGATCCCGGAGTTCAAGGCCTGTGCTGTTCGGGTCGAGAAGATACCGGAGGTGCAGTAA
- a CDS encoding Coenzyme F420 hydrogenase/dehydrogenase, beta subunit C-terminal domain, which produces MAKKGDMFYAWSTDADLQKKGECGGAVSAILKHALESRAVDAVLAVKKGADIYTAEPALITNPADIAQTAGSLHCGTLLLSKLVKKYLDGANGMKLAVTVKGCDLMGLLELAKRNAINLDNLFLIGVNCGGSVSPVTARKMIADKYGVNPDDVVKEEIDKGQFIIQTKDGQHKGISMDELEEHGYGRRSNCRRCKMKVPRQADLACGNWGVIGDKAGKATFVEVCSDRGARMLDSAVQANKLAVEAPNPKGIEIRGKTENAMFKLGDKWRKKDFAALGRDVWTTIAKETSRCIKCYSCIENCPVCFEVADELKKPSLLVKAGELPPNPMFHLRRFAHISDSCINCGQCEELCAMDIPLALFSHAIRVEGDAAFEPKLGAPAYKN; this is translated from the coding sequence ATGGCAAAGAAAGGAGACATGTTCTACGCATGGTCCACGGATGCGGACCTGCAGAAGAAGGGCGAGTGCGGGGGGGCGGTGTCTGCCATCCTCAAGCATGCCCTCGAGAGCAGGGCGGTGGATGCAGTCCTCGCCGTGAAGAAGGGTGCCGACATCTACACCGCCGAGCCTGCCCTGATCACCAACCCTGCGGATATCGCTCAGACGGCCGGTTCCCTGCACTGCGGCACGCTGCTCCTCTCCAAACTGGTCAAGAAGTACCTCGACGGGGCGAACGGCATGAAGCTCGCTGTCACCGTGAAGGGGTGCGACCTGATGGGACTCCTGGAGCTTGCCAAGCGCAACGCGATCAATCTGGACAACCTCTTCCTGATCGGCGTCAACTGCGGCGGATCCGTGAGCCCCGTCACGGCCCGGAAGATGATCGCCGACAAGTACGGGGTCAACCCCGACGATGTCGTCAAGGAGGAGATCGACAAGGGTCAGTTCATCATCCAGACGAAGGATGGCCAGCACAAGGGCATCTCGATGGACGAGCTCGAGGAGCATGGCTACGGACGCCGCAGCAACTGCCGCCGCTGCAAGATGAAGGTCCCGCGGCAGGCGGACCTCGCCTGCGGCAACTGGGGCGTCATCGGCGACAAGGCCGGGAAGGCGACCTTTGTCGAGGTCTGCAGCGACCGCGGGGCCCGGATGCTCGATTCGGCAGTGCAGGCGAACAAGCTGGCGGTCGAGGCGCCCAACCCGAAGGGCATCGAGATCCGCGGCAAGACCGAGAACGCGATGTTCAAGCTCGGCGACAAGTGGCGGAAGAAGGACTTTGCCGCGCTCGGCAGAGATGTCTGGACCACGATCGCGAAGGAGACGTCGCGGTGCATCAAGTGCTACTCCTGCATCGAGAACTGTCCGGTCTGCTTCGAGGTCGCCGATGAACTGAAAAAACCGAGCCTGCTGGTCAAAGCCGGAGAACTGCCGCCGAACCCCATGTTCCACCTGCGCCGTTTCGCGCACATCTCGGACTCCTGCATCAACTGCGGGCAGTGCGAGGAGCTCTGCGCGATGGACATCCCGCTCGCCCTCTTCTCGCACGCGATCCGGGTTGAAGGCGACGCCGCGTTCGAACCGAAACTGGGTGCTCCAGCGTACAAGAACTGA
- the fdhF gene encoding formate dehydrogenase subunit alpha, with the protein MDMKVVPTTCPYCGTGCGFNLVVRDGKAVEVTAWQRNPVNEGKLCPKGRYAHEFIHREDRLTKPLIKKNGKFQEASWDEAYDLIVSKFKSYKPDEMACLSSARVSNEENYLMNKFARAVLKTRHIDHCARLCHASTVVGLAGAFGSGAMTNSIGDIAQSKCVFVIGSNTFEQHPLIGRRVMQAKKNGAKLIYADPRLTPTGKQADLFMQFVSGSDVAIFNGLMQEIIRNGWEDKEFIANRTKDYEKLKEVVMKPEYSLENVSKISGIPVEDLKKATEWFAKAESACVCYSMGITQHTTGVDNVKSVANLQMLTGNLGKPGAGVNALRGQNNVQGACDMGALPNVYSGYQAVIVPENRKKMMDAWGVEIAEGKVGYTVTEMINVLADKPGELKCMYIMGENPMLSDPDLHHVEEALKNLEFLVVQDIFLTETAQLADVVLPAACYAEKDGTQTSTERRVQRWRKAVEPPGEAKADWQIISELAAKMGYAAQFPYKSAEEIFNEIAKVTPSYGGMSYARLERPEALHWPCPSADHPGTPILHTQKFAHPDGLGVFTPIEWKPPAEVPDKDYPYILTTGRTIWQWHTGTMTRRSPSLEKEAPTGWIEINVEDARELGIKNGEVVKASTRRGSVNVPAKVTKDIKKGEMFMPFHYAECAANVLTNNVLDPVAKIPEFKACAVRVEKIQGA; encoded by the coding sequence ATGGATATGAAAGTTGTTCCCACAACCTGCCCGTACTGCGGTACGGGGTGTGGATTCAACCTCGTGGTGCGCGACGGCAAGGCGGTCGAGGTGACCGCCTGGCAGCGCAACCCCGTCAACGAGGGGAAGCTATGCCCGAAAGGACGCTACGCCCACGAGTTCATCCACCGTGAGGACCGGCTGACAAAGCCGCTCATCAAGAAGAACGGGAAGTTCCAGGAGGCGAGCTGGGACGAGGCCTACGACCTGATCGTGAGCAAGTTCAAGTCCTACAAGCCCGATGAGATGGCGTGCCTCTCTTCCGCCCGCGTATCGAACGAGGAGAACTACCTGATGAACAAGTTCGCCCGGGCTGTGCTGAAGACGCGGCACATCGACCACTGCGCCCGCCTCTGCCACGCCTCCACGGTCGTGGGGCTCGCCGGCGCGTTCGGATCCGGTGCGATGACCAACTCGATCGGCGACATCGCCCAGAGCAAGTGCGTCTTCGTCATCGGGTCGAACACCTTCGAGCAGCACCCGCTCATCGGGCGCCGGGTGATGCAGGCGAAGAAGAACGGTGCGAAGCTCATCTACGCCGACCCCCGGCTCACCCCGACGGGGAAGCAGGCGGACCTCTTCATGCAGTTCGTCTCCGGTTCGGATGTGGCGATCTTCAACGGTCTGATGCAGGAGATCATCCGCAACGGCTGGGAGGACAAGGAGTTCATCGCGAATCGCACCAAGGACTACGAGAAGCTCAAAGAAGTCGTGATGAAGCCCGAGTACAGCCTGGAGAACGTCTCCAAGATCTCGGGCATCCCGGTCGAGGATCTCAAGAAGGCCACCGAGTGGTTCGCCAAGGCGGAGTCCGCCTGCGTCTGCTACTCGATGGGCATCACCCAGCACACCACCGGCGTGGACAATGTCAAGTCGGTCGCCAACCTCCAGATGCTCACCGGCAACCTGGGCAAGCCCGGCGCCGGCGTGAACGCTCTCCGCGGCCAGAACAATGTCCAGGGGGCCTGCGACATGGGGGCGCTCCCGAACGTCTACTCCGGTTACCAGGCGGTCATCGTCCCCGAGAACCGCAAGAAGATGATGGATGCCTGGGGAGTCGAGATCGCCGAGGGCAAGGTGGGCTACACGGTCACCGAGATGATCAACGTCCTCGCCGATAAGCCCGGCGAACTGAAATGCATGTACATCATGGGCGAGAACCCGATGCTCTCCGATCCCGACCTCCACCACGTGGAGGAGGCGCTCAAGAACCTGGAGTTCCTGGTCGTGCAGGACATCTTCCTGACGGAGACCGCCCAGCTGGCGGACGTCGTCCTCCCGGCCGCCTGCTACGCGGAGAAGGACGGCACACAGACCAGCACCGAGCGGCGCGTGCAGCGCTGGCGGAAGGCTGTCGAACCGCCGGGAGAGGCGAAAGCCGATTGGCAGATCATCAGCGAACTGGCGGCGAAGATGGGCTACGCGGCGCAGTTCCCCTACAAGAGCGCGGAGGAGATCTTCAACGAGATCGCGAAGGTAACCCCCTCCTATGGCGGTATGTCCTATGCCCGCCTCGAGAGGCCCGAGGCGCTCCACTGGCCCTGCCCGTCGGCAGACCACCCGGGAACGCCGATCCTGCACACCCAGAAGTTCGCGCACCCCGATGGTCTCGGCGTCTTCACCCCGATCGAGTGGAAGCCCCCGGCCGAGGTGCCGGATAAGGACTACCCGTATATCCTCACCACGGGACGGACCATCTGGCAGTGGCACACGGGCACGATGACCCGCCGCTCCCCGTCGCTCGAGAAGGAGGCCCCGACCGGCTGGATCGAGATTAACGTGGAGGACGCCAGAGAGCTGGGAATCAAGAACGGCGAAGTGGTGAAGGCCAGCACCCGCCGCGGTTCCGTGAATGTACCGGCGAAGGTGACAAAGGACATCAAGAAAGGGGAGATGTTCATGCCGTTCCACTACGCCGAATGTGCGGCGAACGTCCTGACGAACAACGTACTCGACCCGGTCGCCAAGATCCCGGAGTTCAAGGCCTGTGCTGTTCGGGTCGAGAAGATCCAGGGGGCCTGA
- a CDS encoding Coenzyme F420 hydrogenase/dehydrogenase, beta subunit C-terminal domain, with amino-acid sequence MVTKGDMLYAWSTDDAIREAGETGGTITALLKFALESGMVDAVYAVRKGIDLYDAQPVLITDPKEVISTAGSLHMGTLLVPKLLRRCVTSADPNMKIAVVLKGCDVMAAYEMAKRNQLNLDNLIMIGVNCGGSVRPAVARKMIKEKFGIDPDTVVKEEIDKGQFIVETADGQHKGISMDELEEEGYGRRSNCRRCKMKVPRQADLACGNWGVIGDKAGNATFVEVTSEKGANLMNAAAQGGAIKTEAAPAKGIEIRGKVENAMLKLGDKWREKYFKSMGTGKDRLQLIMDQTSRCIRCYSCIENCPVCYCVECSTKKPYLVPPGEIPPNFMFHLIRFAHISDSCVNCGQCEELCPVEIENSRFMHAIQTDLESMFGYVPGVDMTLPVLALVEEPTERERLTATGSDQIFDIFK; translated from the coding sequence ATGGTAACGAAAGGCGACATGCTATACGCCTGGTCGACGGATGACGCCATCCGCGAGGCCGGCGAGACCGGCGGCACCATCACCGCGCTGCTCAAGTTCGCCCTCGAGAGCGGCATGGTCGATGCCGTCTATGCGGTGCGGAAGGGTATCGATCTCTACGATGCCCAGCCCGTTCTGATCACGGACCCGAAGGAGGTCATCAGCACGGCGGGCTCCCTCCACATGGGTACCCTGCTCGTACCCAAGCTGCTCCGCCGCTGTGTGACGAGCGCCGATCCGAACATGAAGATCGCCGTCGTCCTGAAGGGCTGCGACGTGATGGCCGCCTACGAGATGGCCAAGAGGAACCAGCTGAACCTGGACAACCTGATCATGATCGGCGTCAACTGCGGTGGATCCGTCCGCCCGGCGGTCGCCCGCAAGATGATCAAGGAGAAGTTCGGCATCGACCCCGATACCGTCGTCAAGGAGGAGATCGACAAGGGCCAGTTCATCGTCGAGACGGCTGACGGCCAGCACAAGGGCATCTCGATGGACGAGCTCGAGGAGGAGGGCTACGGACGCCGCAGCAACTGCCGCCGCTGCAAGATGAAGGTCCCGCGGCAGGCGGACCTCGCCTGCGGCAACTGGGGCGTCATCGGCGACAAGGCCGGGAACGCCACCTTTGTCGAGGTGACGAGCGAGAAGGGCGCCAACCTGATGAACGCGGCGGCCCAGGGCGGCGCGATCAAGACCGAGGCGGCGCCGGCGAAGGGCATCGAGATCCGCGGCAAAGTCGAGAACGCGATGCTCAAGCTCGGCGACAAGTGGCGCGAGAAGTACTTCAAGTCGATGGGCACGGGCAAAGACCGGCTGCAGCTGATCATGGACCAGACCTCCCGTTGCATCCGATGCTACTCCTGCATCGAGAACTGTCCGGTCTGCTACTGCGTCGAGTGCAGCACCAAGAAGCCCTACCTGGTCCCCCCCGGCGAGATCCCCCCGAACTTCATGTTCCACCTGATCCGTTTCGCGCACATCTCCGACTCCTGCGTGAACTGCGGGCAGTGCGAGGAGCTCTGCCCCGTGGAGATCGAGAACTCCCGCTTCATGCACGCCATCCAGACCGATCTCGAGTCGATGTTCGGCTACGTCCCCGGCGTCGACATGACGCTCCCCGTGCTCGCCCTCGTGGAGGAGCCAACGGAACGCGAGCGGCTGACGGCCACGGGATCCGACCAGATCTTCGATATCTTCAAGTGA